One region of Centropristis striata isolate RG_2023a ecotype Rhode Island chromosome 3, C.striata_1.0, whole genome shotgun sequence genomic DNA includes:
- the hrh1 gene encoding histamine H1 receptor produces MMESGLSTPTDPLHLNTVNSSNISWSGVLDADSLRSNNTLTLHGQLHNALLGVCLGLLSLLTIMMNLLVLYAVKREKSLHTVGNLYIVSLSVADLIVGTTVMPLNLVYLLEDEWKLGRAVCQFWLIMDYVASTASIFSLFILCLDRYRSVRQPLKYLKYRTRGKASVMISGAWLLSMMWIIPILGWRSFTHVDLKPEEENKCDTDFRFVTWFKVITAVFNFYVPSILMLWFYTHIYLAVRQHLRDRERIIHPTDSFGENENGQNARTPVKSDSKSSKRECGVPIKNSKKQRLLDQNTLDQPCSLEDADKTKTASSRSHRKIGVKCQKTSLLAMTTKRLRMAKKVKRCSLSPEERQTNIDIPLSRPSLPQDVICADGTNDNKLQASLNECHVTVPKSVSGVCDISQVSDVQRYTSVLYNNYDCTHALPWTEEGVEDAKLDPANAVTLRQTWQRFIDQSRQRIQSLRIHKEHKAAKQLGFIIAAFLLCWIPYFIAFMVMAFCKECVHHDLHMFTIWLGYINSTLNPFIYPLCNGNFKRVFKNILNIHL; encoded by the coding sequence ATGATGGAATCTGGTCTGTCGACTCCCACAGACCCGCTCCACCTCAACACTGTCAATAGCAGCAACATCAGCTGGAGTGGCGTCCTGGATGCTGACTCGCTGCGCAGCAACAACACCCTGACCTTGCATGGCCAGCTCCACAACGCCCTGCTGGGGGTCTGTCTGggacttctctctctcctcaccaTCATGATGAACCTGCTCGTCCTCTACGCcgtgaagagagagaagagcctCCACACCGTCGGGAACCTGTACATTGTGAGTCTGTCTGTGGCAGATCTGATCGTGGGGACCACAGTTATGCCTCTGAACCTGGTGTATTTGTTGGAGGATGAATGGAAGCTGGGGCGGGCTGTCTGCCAGTTTTGGCTTATTATGGACTATGTTGCTAGCACTGCCTCAATTTTCAGCTTGTTTATCCTTTGTTTGGATCGGTACCGCTCCGTCAGACAGCCACTTAAGTACCTGAAATATCGAACGCGGGGAAAAGCCAGTGTAATGATTTCTGGAGCCTGGCTGCTTTCGATGATGTGGATTATTCCAATTTTAGGATGGCGGTCTTTCACACATGTAGACCTTAAACCCGAGGAGGAGAACAAGTGTGACACGGATTTCCGCTTTGTCACGTGGTTCAAGGTTATTACTGCTGTCTTTAACTTCTATGTACCCTCAATTTTGATGCTGTGGTTTTACACACACATCTACTTGGCAGTAAGGCAACATctcagggacagagagagaatcaTTCATCCGACTGACTCATTTGGGGAAAACGAGAATGGACAAAATGCCCGAACGCCTGTGAAAAGTGACTCCAAATCATCCAAGAGGGAATGTGGCGTTCCAATAAAAAACTCTAAAAAACAACGTTTGTTGGACCAGAACACGCTGGACCAGCCATGTTCCCTCGAGGATGCTGATAAAACTAAAACGGCTTCATCCAGATCTCACAGAAAAATTGGCGTTAAGTGCCAGAAGACGTCATTGCTTGCCATGACAACAAAACGACTCCGAATggcaaaaaaggtcaaaaggtGCTCGTTGTCTCCCGAGGAAAGGCAGACGAACATTGACATTCCGCTTAGTCGACCTTCGTTGCCACAAGACGTCATTTGCGCTGACGGCACTAATGACAACAAACTTCAAGCGTCTTTAAATGAATGTCACGTCACAGTGCCAAAGTCTGTGAGTGGTgtctgtgacatcagtcaggtTTCAGACGTGCAGAGATACACCTCTGTGCTCTACAACAACTACGACTGCACTCATGCTCTGCCCTGGACTGAGGAAGGGGTCGAAGATGCAAAATTGGACCCGGCTAATGCAGTGACTCTGAGACAGACGTGGCAAAGGTTTATTGACCAATCACGTCAGCGCATTCAGAGCCTGAGGATCCATAAAGAGCACAAGGCGGCCAAGCAGTTGGGCTTCATCATCGCTGCATTCTTGTTGTGCTGGATACCGTACTTCATAGCTTTCATGGTAATGGCGTTCTGCAAAGAGTGTGTGCACCATGACCTTCACATGTTCACCATTTGGCTAGGCTACATCAACTCCACTCTAAACCCTTTTATATACCCACTCTGCAACGGGAACTTTAAACGCGTCTTTAAAAATATTCTCAATATTCATTTGTGA